The sequence CGGGCACGATGGGCACAGAGCTGATGCTCAGCGCGTCCCAGCAGCTGAAGGACAAGCTGCTTTCCACCGTCGTCTTCCCGCACCGCATGGGCCACCCGGCGGAGTTCGCCCTGCTGGTCGAGATGATCGTAAGGAACTCCTATCTCAATGGGGAGAACATCCGCATCGACGGCGGGCAGCGATTCCCGGCGAAATAGCGCACAACTGGAGGCGACACACCGTGAGTGGAATCTCTGCCCAGTCGGACGAGCTGTACCGCGGGGCCTTTCTTCCCGACCTCCTCATCGCGGCGCTGCGGCGCGACCCCGGGAAGCCCGCCATTTACCTCGGTGACGGAGTCCTGACGGCCGCGGACCTCAGCGCGCAGATCAGTCGCTATGCGCAGGTATACGCGGCGAAGGGTGTCTCTCCGGGCAGTGGCGTCGCGACCCTGTCCAAGAACCGGCCCGAGGTCCTGTACTCGATGGGTGCCTACATGGTGACGGGCAGCCGCAACACCGCGCTGCACCCGCTCGGGTCACTCGACGACCACGCCTATGTTCTCGCGGATGCCCAGATCGAGACGCTCGTCTTTGACGAGTCCTTCGCGGAGCGGGCCGCCCTTCTCCAGGAGCGGGTATCGACCTTGAGGCGGCTTCTCTCCTTCGGCCCCTGCGACGTGGGTGAGGACCTCGTGGCGTTGGCGGCGGGTTTCGAGCCGAAACCGCTCGTCGGCCCCGACGTCCAGGCGGAGGACGTCGCGGCGGTCGCTTACACCGGTGGCACCACCGGGGAGCCAAAGGGCGTCATGACGGCGTACCGCGGCAGCGCCGCGATGACGCAGATCCTGCTCACGGAATGGCAGTGGCCCACCGATCTGCGTCATCTCGTCTGTACGCCGCTGAGCCATGCCGGCGCGTCGTTCATCGTTCCCGTGCTGCACCAGGGCGGCTCGGTCGTGGTCCTGCCCCGTTTCGAGGCCGGCGCGGTGCTGGAGGCCATCGAGGAACACCGCGTCACGTCGGTCTTCCTGGTGCCGTCGATGATCTACGCGATTCTCGACCACCCCAGGTTCGCCGAGACGGACCTGTCGAGCCTGGAGACCGTCTTCTACGGCGCCTCGGCCATGTCGCCGAGCCGGCTGCGCGAGGCGATCGAACGGATCGGCCCGGTCTTCTTCCAGTTCTACGGGCAGACCGAGGCGCCGCAGTCCGTGTTCGTGCTGCGCAAGGAGGAGCACGACCCGGACGACCTGGCCCGGCTGGCCTCGTGCGGGCGGCCGGTGCCGTGGGTCAAGGTCGCGTTGCTGGACGACGAGGGCCAGCGGGTCCCGCGGGGCGAACCGGGCGAGATCTGCGTGCGCGGCCCGCTGGTGATGAAGGGCTACTGGAACAAGCCGCAGCAGACTGCCGAGGCCTTCGCCGGCGGGTGGCTGCACACCGGCGACATCGCGCGCGAGGACGCCGACGGCTTCTACACGATCGTGGACCGCAAGAAGGACATGATCGTCAGCGGCGGCTTCAACGTCTTCCCCCGCGAGATCGAGGACGTGCTCTCGACCCATCCGGCGATCGCCGCCGCGGCCGTCATCGGCGTACCGGACGAGAAATGGGGCGAGGCCGTCAAGGCGGTCGTGGTCCTGCGGCCGGGCACGACCGTCGAGGCGGCGGAGCTCATGGCGCTGGTCAAGGAGCGCAAGGGCGCCCACCACGCGCCGAAGACCGTCGACGTGGTGGACGCGCTGCCGCTCACCGCGGTCGGCAAGCCCGACAAGAAGGCGCTGCGGGCGCGGTACTGGTCCCTCGCGGACCGCCAGGTCGGCTGACCCGGCGGCCGGCTCGCCGGGCGTCGTCCGGGCCTGGCGAGCCGGCCGGCTCCGGTCAGCTGGCCGCCGCCGCGAGCCGGTCGCGCACCTCGCGGTAGCGCTCCCGGCTGGCACGGACCGGCCCCGGATCGAGATCGTCCGCGACGCCCAGGTCCCGCAGCGCCGCCCGGGTGTAGTGCGGAATGGCGAGACCCATCTCGGCGAACCGCAGGTCGTCACTGGCGCCGGAGTCGAACATCATCGTCCCGACCAGCAGGATCACGCAGGTCTTGAAGGTCTGGAACGACCGGTACCAGTCCCGGTGGCGCACCGGGATGCCCGTCAGCCGCTCGTAGTAGGCGACGGCGTCCTCGAACGCCAGGGCGGCGGGCCGGCTGGTGAAGTGCACCGGGACGTTCCAGAACAGCTCCAGGTACCCGATGTCCGCGAGGGGGTCGCCGATCCCGGCCAGCTCCCAGTCGAAGACGCCCGTGACCTCGCCGCCCTCGAAGGCGAAGTTCCCGGGCTTCACGTCGCCGTGCACGAGGGTGATCCGCTCGGACGGGACCGGCCGGCGTTCGACCAGCGCCTCGTGCAGCCGCTCCAGCGCCGGGAGCCGGTCCTTCCGGACGCGGCGCAGCTCGGCCGACCAGTGCGCCAGCTGGTCGGCCAGATAGGTCCGTCCCTCGCCCTCGCCGGCCAGCCCGCGCTCTCCCGGGTCCACGGAATGGATGGCGGCGAGCTGCTCGATGATGCCCTGCGTCATCCGGTGGATGGTCGTCGGGCTCGCCTCCAGCTCGGCGGGGATGTGCTGCTCGTAGACCTGGCCGGGCACCTTGGCCATCACGTAGAACGGCCGGCCGAGCACGTCACCGGACTCGTCGAGCCACAGCACCGCCGGGCCCCGCACGGCGGTCGGCTCCAGCGCGCGCAGGATCGTGAACTGCCGGGCCATGTCGTACGGCTCCAGCAGCCCGGGGGAGGGCGGGCACAGCCGGAGCACGACGTCCCTGCGCCGTGCCGTGCCGCCCTCGGTCCAGGCCAGGGCCAGCGCGGTGATCTCGGCGGAATGCCCGAACGTGATGCGGTCCGCGTTCTCGATGCGCAGGCCCGACGCGGCCGGCATCCGTTCCGCCAACCAGCCGGTCAGCCGGTGCAGATCGTCGGTACCTCTCACCGGCCGGGCCCCACGGCGGCCGGCGCGAACCGGATCCGGATGGTGTCGTAGGCCCGGGTGAACGTCGCGGGCAGGATTCTGGGCTCGTCCGGGTCGACCAGCTCCCAGTCCGGGATCCGGCGCAGCAGCTCCTCGAACATGACGCGCAGCTCCAGCCGGGCCAGATGGGCGCCGAGGCAGACGTGCGTGCCGAAGCCGAAGGCGACATGGCGGGGCGCCGTCCTGGCCACGTCCAGCGTCTCCGGGTCGGTGAACACCCGCGGGTCGCGGTTCGCCGCCGGGTAGAGCAGCAGGAGCTGGTCGCCCTTCTTGATCTGCTGGCCCTGCAGCTCGTGGTCCTCGGTGGCCGTCCGGCGCATGTTCAGGACCGGCGAGACCCACCGGATGAACTCCTCGACCGCCTTGGACGTGAGGAGCTCGGGCTGCTCCTGGAGCACCCGCCGCTGCTCGGGATACACCGCGAGATCGCGGATCATCGTCCCGATGACCGTACGGGTCGTCTCCGCGCCGCCGTCGAGGACGAGCAGGGTCTCGTCGAGGACGCGCTTGGTGCTCCACCCGGGCCTGGTGGCCCACAGCGAGATGAGGTCGTCCCTGGGCTCGGCCCGGCGCTCCTTGATGATGCCGATCGTCGTCTCGATGAAGTCGGTGATGACCGGCCCGATCCCCGGGTGCGTCACGTGCGGCGGCCCGTCCGGCGAGGTCAGGCCGGACAGGAGCATGATCTGCTCGGACCAGTGCCGGACGCGCTGCCAGATCTCCCGCGGATAGCCGAGCAGGTCCCCGATCATGATCGCGGGCACCCGGGAGGCGATCGCCTCGATCGCCTCGCACTCGCCGAGGGCGACGACGTCGTCGAGGACCTCGGTGACCACCGCGCGCACGTGGTCCTCGTGCCGGCGCACCGCCCGCGGGGTGAACTGGGGCACGACCAGGTTGCGCTGGGCCTGATGCTCCGGGTCATCCATGTTGATCATGGACTCGTCATGGGTCAGGTCGATGTGCGGCCGCGACCCGTAGAACGACGAGTAGAGCGCCCCGTTCTTCTCCACGGCGACGACGTCGTGAAAACGCGAGATCACCCAGAGCTTCTGCCGGGCGTCCCAGAACACCGGAGCC is a genomic window of Pseudofrankia inefficax containing:
- a CDS encoding AMP-binding protein → MSAQSDELYRGAFLPDLLIAALRRDPGKPAIYLGDGVLTAADLSAQISRYAQVYAAKGVSPGSGVATLSKNRPEVLYSMGAYMVTGSRNTALHPLGSLDDHAYVLADAQIETLVFDESFAERAALLQERVSTLRRLLSFGPCDVGEDLVALAAGFEPKPLVGPDVQAEDVAAVAYTGGTTGEPKGVMTAYRGSAAMTQILLTEWQWPTDLRHLVCTPLSHAGASFIVPVLHQGGSVVVLPRFEAGAVLEAIEEHRVTSVFLVPSMIYAILDHPRFAETDLSSLETVFYGASAMSPSRLREAIERIGPVFFQFYGQTEAPQSVFVLRKEEHDPDDLARLASCGRPVPWVKVALLDDEGQRVPRGEPGEICVRGPLVMKGYWNKPQQTAEAFAGGWLHTGDIAREDADGFYTIVDRKKDMIVSGGFNVFPREIEDVLSTHPAIAAAAVIGVPDEKWGEAVKAVVVLRPGTTVEAAELMALVKERKGAHHAPKTVDVVDALPLTAVGKPDKKALRARYWSLADRQVG
- a CDS encoding phosphotransferase family protein — protein: MRGTDDLHRLTGWLAERMPAASGLRIENADRITFGHSAEITALALAWTEGGTARRRDVVLRLCPPSPGLLEPYDMARQFTILRALEPTAVRGPAVLWLDESGDVLGRPFYVMAKVPGQVYEQHIPAELEASPTTIHRMTQGIIEQLAAIHSVDPGERGLAGEGEGRTYLADQLAHWSAELRRVRKDRLPALERLHEALVERRPVPSERITLVHGDVKPGNFAFEGGEVTGVFDWELAGIGDPLADIGYLELFWNVPVHFTSRPAALAFEDAVAYYERLTGIPVRHRDWYRSFQTFKTCVILLVGTMMFDSGASDDLRFAEMGLAIPHYTRAALRDLGVADDLDPGPVRASRERYREVRDRLAAAAS
- a CDS encoding cytochrome P450; protein product: MSTTTAAQVNVLDPQFYVDPWEAYRWLRDEAPVFWDARQKLWVISRFHDVVAVEKNGALYSSFYGSRPHIDLTHDESMINMDDPEHQAQRNLVVPQFTPRAVRRHEDHVRAVVTEVLDDVVALGECEAIEAIASRVPAIMIGDLLGYPREIWQRVRHWSEQIMLLSGLTSPDGPPHVTHPGIGPVITDFIETTIGIIKERRAEPRDDLISLWATRPGWSTKRVLDETLLVLDGGAETTRTVIGTMIRDLAVYPEQRRVLQEQPELLTSKAVEEFIRWVSPVLNMRRTATEDHELQGQQIKKGDQLLLLYPAANRDPRVFTDPETLDVARTAPRHVAFGFGTHVCLGAHLARLELRVMFEELLRRIPDWELVDPDEPRILPATFTRAYDTIRIRFAPAAVGPGR